ttggttttaaaaatcgtatcactttgcgagacgaaaaatatatattggattattggtcgtgcaaagttttgcgcgacgaaaaatattattCGCGCAGagtccaaaaaaaattaaaatttttttttcccacgtctcatttttggtacccgcccaaaattttaaagttttgcgtgacgaaaaatattggtcgcgcaaagtctaaatttttttctcccaagtctcatttttggtacccacccaaattttttaagttttgcgcgacgaaaaatattcgaatatcggtcgcgcaaagttttgcgtgacgaaaaaattgatcgcgcaaagtctaaaaaaaatgttaaattttttttttttcaagtcccatttttggtacccgcctgacgaaaaatattcgaatattagtcgcgcaaagttttgtgTGACGAAAGAaattggtcgtgcaaagtctaaaaaaaaatttcccgcatcccattttttgTGCCCACCCAAACTTTTAaagttttgtgcgacgaaaagtattggtcgcgcaaagtctttaaaaaaattaaaaaatcccAAGTCCCTTTTTTGGTACCATcccaaatttttagagtttgGCGTGACGAACTGTTGTcacgcaaacttttgagagacgaaaaattggttcttagtgcaatatttataaaaataatttttataaataataaaaaatattttattttacgatttaaaatataaataaggttaaagctacttaataaatatgtatactattcaatttcttaagtgttatacatacaaaataaataaatttaaagctacttaataaataaatatatatatatatatattatacacacacaccattcaacgatccaaccgtcaaacttgtttgtatatacttcaagatcgtataccccaaaaaatcgcaaacaacaaacattcagatatctcgtaatgggacaaaatttttcgatggttataaatgaaaaatcacgatttaacggttattttaactttgattttgatgattttttacagctacactccttgaccctatatgaatataatgactgaatttgatcttcaatttaaaatatttacactagtgaataccacaaaatcttatgttatattcaatgaaagtataaataaacgtTTAATGCTATGCTTTATCTGACTTTAATTACTTTGCATGTGAATGTTTGAGTTGAAAATTAGTACAATGGTAGCAAAGAGAAGGTCTAAGTGTAACTAGCTTCAATGCATAGCTCCAACGTTGCCTTTTCTAAAAAAAACCATTGCTTTGTGCAGTCTTGCTCTTTTTCTTTACCTattagtttaattttctttaatttaagcTGTATCTAATGTTATTAGATACCGAAACTTCAAACATGGTAAATGCAGATGAGCAAAATCCAGCTGACAGATCTTTATTGCTACCGCGGATCACTGAAACTTGCTCAAAACATGTGCACCAACGTCTGCAGTGGCGCTTGCTAAGCTTTCTCTCTTCTGCAACACTGCAACACGCACACAATGCCTCTATAATCTCTCACTCGTTTTTATTGACAATGTTTCCAATTTGCATTACTTTATTTTCCACAAGTTATATAGATGCCTTTTTAtgtattaaacaaaaaagaaagaaaaaagaaaaaagaaagatatataTTAGCAGCTAGCTAGcacatacatataatatatatgtacacaAACTTGCATGTAAAAACtattccctttttattttgtggtcAGAATAATCTGCCACAGCCACCGTTTTCATTACAAGAAGatactcactctctctctctctctctctctcacacacacacaaacgcTCGACAGTCTCTgattaaaaaacaattttccTCTTGATCTCTTGTTGACATTATTCGAGCATCAACCATTTCTCTGTTACCATAATTAATCCAAGTTCTTgcatgttttttattattattttttaatttttatgaaaaaaaccaaacaaaaccttTCTCTATAAGAGCACACAAACAACCATATCATTCttcctctccatctctctctctctctctctctctctaacctCCCCATGAAAAAACCACAAATTAAGCCTTCCTCCACCCAATTCTCACtataaacaacaaaacccaTCTCCTCATTTTGGAGAAAACAAAGCCAGAAAACCAGTAACCATGATCACTGGCAAGGACATATACGATGTTTTTGCAGCCATAGTCCCTTTATACGTGGCTATGATCTTAGCCTACGGTTCCGTCCGGTGGTGGAAAATCTTCACCCCGGACCAATGCTCCGGCATAAATCGCTTCGTGGCTGTTTTCGCCGTCCCATTGCTCTCCTTCCACTTCATCTCCTCCAACGACCCTTACGCCATGAACTACCAGTTTATCCTCGCCGACTCCCTCCAAAAAGTCGTCATCCTCACCGCCCTCTTCCTCTGGCAAGCCTTCTCCAAACGCGGCAACCTCGAGTGGATGATCACGctcttctccctctccacCCTCCCCAACACCCTCGTCATGGGCATCCCGCTGCTCAAAGCCATGTACGGCGACTTCTCCGGCACCTTGATGGTTCAGATTGTTGTTTTGCAGAGCGTGATCTGGTACACTCTCATGCTCTTCATGTTCGAGTACCGCGGCGCCAAGCTCTTGATCTCCGAGCAGTTCCCGGAGACTGCAGCTTCGATCACGTCGTTCAGAGTTGACTCCGACGTTGTTTCACTCAACGGCCGAGAGCCGCTGCAAACAGACGCGGAGATCGGCGACGACGGGAAGCTTCACGTGGTGGTGAAGAGGTCCAATGCTTCGTCTATGGTGTCGTCCTTCAACAAGTCACACGGGTTGAACTCGCTGACTTCGATGACCCCGCGGGCTTCGAATCTCACGGGAGTGGAGATTTACTCGGTGCAGTCCTCCCGTGAACCGACGCCGCGGGCGTCCAGCTTCAACCAAACGGATTTTTACGCCATGTTTAATGCCAGCAAGGCGCCGAGCCCCAAGCACGGCTACACAAACAGTTTCCAAGGTGGATTCGGGGACGTTTATTCAGTGCAGTCTTCGAAAGGGGTGACGCCGAGGACTTCAAATTTTGATGAGGAGGCGCTGAAGATGAGTACTAGTAATAAGAAGAGGGGGGCGAGGAGTATGAGCGGTGAGATCTTCAATGGTGGTATGGTCTCTTCGTACCCTCCTCCAAACCCGATGTTTTCCGGGTCTACCAGTGGTGGGCCGAAGAAGAAAGACAGTGGAGGTGGCGGTGgaggcggtggtggtggtagtggtggtgcaGCGCCTAATAAAGAGCTTCACATGTTTGTTTGGAGTTCGAGTGCATCGCCAGTTTCTGAAGGGAATCTTAGACATGCAGTAAATCGAGCTGCTTCCACTGACTTTGGGGTAATTGATCCTTCCAAGGCTGCAGCTCTTCATCAACATGAAACTGCTGCTTCAAAAGGTGAGCACCAAATAATTTTTATGATCCCACTCCCAACGATATTTGTCTTTTCTGTGAATTGCTTGCCAAGTACTTACATCAGCTACTGGACAATTGACACCTTATCTACTGGACAAAAACAATAGGGTGcttcattaatttcttttgacATAGATctggttttttatttcttttttctagtctctcattttaatttgttcacaaaataataaatcattGAATcttgattatttttatttggtttataTCCTAATTACTTATATTAAATCTGCAGGTATGCATGAGGTAATTGAGAATATGAGTCCTGGGAGGAAAATGAGTGGAGATAGGGAGCTTGAGACAGAAGAAGGATCCAAGTTTCCACCAAGTGCTTCGCCGTACAGTAGTTGCCAGAAGAAGGTGGACATGGAAGGAGGTGTAGCCAAGAAGCACCAAATGCCTCCTGCCAGTGTCATGACTAGACTTATACTCATCATGGTCTGGAGAAAGCTCATTAGAAACCCCAACACCTACTCCAGCCTTCTTGGCGTGGCCTGGTCTCTCATATCATACAAgtaaatctctctctctctctctctctctctctctctctctctctctacagtGCACCCATCATGCATTGTGTAGAAATCACTCAAAATATTACTAATTAATGTTGTATCTCTCacgaaaataaatttaatgtGGAGTTTTTGGATCTTATTTTGCGAGAGATGTGATGAACAATGAGACATGTATGCCCTCTTGTCCACTCAAATTAATCTTTCAATCATTGGCAGGTGGCACATCAAAATGCCAACAATTGTAAGTGGATCCATATCAATCTTATCTGATGCTGGTTTGGGAATGGCTATGTTCAGTCTCGGTATTTATCTTCAATTGTCTCCATTATATATTGACCTAAATGAACCATATAAAAGTGTACTTTTTTaaccacattttttttttcttctttccaggATTGTTCATGGCTTTACAACCAAAGATCATAGCTTGTGGAAAATCTGTTGCAACATTTGCAATGGCTGTTAGGTTTTTAACAGGCCCAGCAGTTATTGCTGCAACCTCTATTGCTGTTGGTCTTCGGGGAGTTCTTTTACATGTTGCAATAGTTCAGGTTTACAATCTCAATCTCCCCGCTATTTATACcccttttttaaaacttaagtCAATTAAGAATTCAATATGCATGAGGGTTAGTCCAGTTAGTCAGGACAGTGAGTCCGTCCCATTACATTCAAGTTTGAATTCCTCTCTCCACATAGATTATATTAATTTGGAGTAATTTAAgcgattttattttaaaaaattgcttatgtaattaaatgattaaacatttttttttttttttcaggctGCTCTTCCTCAAGGCATTGTTCCCTTTGTATTTGCCAAGGAATACAATGTCCACGCAGACATACTTAGCACTGCGTAAGTTCATTTACTtacttaattttgttttaaccCACGAATAAAATGGTGATGAAAAAGGGTCTCTGACTTGTATTATGTTCGTCCAATTATTATTGCAGGGTCATTTTTGGAATGCTGGTTGCCTTGCCCATAACAATTctctattattttcttcttgggCTCTAGTTTCTGTATTTCCAAGTCAGGCTTAGCTGGATGATCAAATGCATGCCATTGGATTCAGTGttcaacaaaatatttaattttgctCCTTCATGTTagtattatattattttgttatcttACTGATTAGATAGAAATTCAGCAATAGATTAGAGCTTAGAAATCTAGAGAaggatttttattttcgtttttataactttcttttttcttctttgggtGCAAATTTTCACGAGtttcttttataatatttgaaaCACCAATGTCAAtgacttttttatttgttgggGTTTGGATCACAAAATTCAAGAGACACCGTTTGAAGTTTCTCAGAAATACCGTTGACTTGCTGGTAGGTCCTACAATATTACTTGGGAACAGATGTGGCCCAcaaacttatatataaaaagcaaataaataaataaaaaggttcACGAGTTTTTGCCATGAAGTTCTagcaaagaagaaaggaagtttTTGTTATGGATTATATTCAGTCTTTGCCGTAAACGGGTTTaaattgtatatcattttgagaaatgaaaatataaaaaatgtagTTAGCTGTCTCAGAAAATGAATAAGGAGATGCAATGTATAGATCATTGTATATAAAAACTACAGTTTAAGACGTCTTCATCCTTTACTCTCCTAATATAAGTCTTGCAAGGTATTAGTAGCACAAGTGGTTAAGAATAGCCTCTAGATTTTGTGTTCGAGTCTCTCCCTTCATGTCTTTTTACAATCTTCTTTTTAAAACATGCTCACATCATTGTCACAAAATAATGCCATCTCGGGTATTTTATCGTAGTTTCATCGATTTTTTCTTGCAAATTTATCGAGGTGATATTTCCAATCACTCAAACGTTGAATTTGGTCAgccccaaagaaaaaaggtcaAATCTGGTCAACTTCTCGTCGAGATTATTAAAATTTAGACAATATCTCGTAGAAACTATGtaaaattttccaattttcgtGTATCAGCAATCAACAACGGTCTAAAAATTCCAACATTTTGACATAAGCTGAAGgtggttgttgttgttgggtaAGATTTAATGTTAATGCTATGCTTTATCTGACTTGACTTACTTTCCATGTAAAtatttgaaatgaaattagTAATCTGTGGTAGGAAAGAGAAGGTCTAGCTAGCAGAGTATATTAGTGGCTGAAGCATGTGACCCTAAGTTgagtgaaaattaaaatttagttTCACATTACATTGTTCTTGAAGTTCCATTTAGAATTGCATTCGAAGacaaatttgatgtttgtttaTAATATTACGGTAGACAAAAAGCATTTTGTATTGCTTGTCAGCATAATCTGCATCCATGTGTCTTGAATTGTGCATTAATATTATCTTATTTGACATGCAATCATAATATGCATCATATAAATTGACTATGTTCCAAAaccttcatttattttattttatttttgatgcGGAACCTTCATGCTTTTATAGATTCATCCCATCCAGTTCAGATCTATGCCATCAATCCTTCAGGTCTAATGAAAAGGGAATTTGTCACCCTCTACTTCATGTAGTCTGATTTTAGCTATGGAGGGTTTTAATTCCTTTTGTCctgattctttttttctttatacagCATTTCCCTCATCGGCAATGAGATGTATCACATAAGAAATGGTTGAAATAGATCTTTTGTACTGTCCTAAAAGAAGTATTTGGACAGATTTGTCACACCGTCACGTAgtgttataatatacataATTAACATGTTATGGATAATCATACCAATATAGTCATCTTTGTGAATTTGACTTTTGAACTCTCTTTCTTGAGTATCACAATAGGGGATCTAAGTTTTAAttgcaattttatttttttctccaacaAATACACACAACATCCTATTTTCAGTATGCATGCACTCCAATGATCGGATGTGTCTATTGTTTAGGTTCCTCTTCTAAGAATCGTCTCATTAAAATGATTTAACCTATTTTCAATTTGACTACTTTTTCACAAAGATGACCTTAAAGTTCTAATCTACAAAGCAATATCCTTTAAAAgattttctttaaagaaatttttctATGTGGACATCCGAATGTTATTATTGTGGAGATCCTATATATTTTCTACTACTCCttcctattttttctttttttacaataaaatTCGCACGGTAATAACGTGCAAACATCCGAATAAGagaataatttatatttattaatttatttgtatataGCGATTAGATTAGATCAAAACAATACATGTACTGTTGGGTTTCTTGGTATCACATCAAGGTGATCTTGCCAGCTGTTATGCATAAACAATAACCATATATAAGATTTAGGATTAGATTCTATGGAAAATGACCTAAAAGTTGGCCAAAATTTGAAGACAATAGAATAGGAAAActatattatttgtttgttattaTCCATATTATAATTGACATTGTTTGTACTATATATATTCTAATGCTTTCTCACGTGGTCAAGCAGGAGAGTGTGTCTTTTATAAAGTAAATTAAACCCAAAATTAAAGTAGTATATGCTAAGTGCACATGAAGGTGTTTATAAACTCCTGTCATCTCTCGAAACATGCCATtgataaagaaaacagagcTAACAGCTCCTGTATACCTCAGAGAAGACACCATGCATTAAGTTCAGCAAAAGCTGTGGCCATGTGATGTGGATGTGGCTGTGTGTGTTGTTGTGTGCGTGCATATCAATCTAGTAGCAATAATTGTTTTTCTAATGAGTTCCAATTTCCGAGGCTCAAGGCTTCATCAAATCAGATGTCTGGGTTTTCTGAATGACAGGGGCAGAGTTCATTATATACAATTAGGGTTTGGCCGTTTTTGGACTGTCTTATTTTGAATAAAAGACCAAGTCAAAGACAGTCACACAACCCATGAGAAGTTTGGTAATATGAATACGTGACATTTGGATAGGGTTGTTGGCTAAGGTTACTTCAACATTTTCTGGtttatggttttttatttttgtttaatctttttgttgggttttaaattttaatttcagttttgatGAATTTGGTAGCCTTTCACTAGTCACTACAAAAATACTGACCACAGACCATCAATTTCTGGGTGGGGACCACATTGTTGAAGATTAAGCTCTAACAAATCAAGAAGAATGCTAAAGAGGATTCTAATGTGATAATTGTTCTGTACAGATTACCTCAATTATTATGATTGACTGTTAATTCacatattaatttttaccGCGATAAAAAGACATTACAACACGAAACTTCTCAGACACGTAggctcaaaaaaaaattttaaaaaaaagaaaaagcaggcGCAACAAATAAAGGGATCCCAACTTCCCACAGGAAGGAAGGATCCCAAGTTGGCAAAGGCATTAGCCAAGAAATTAGCTTCCCGAAAAGCATGAGAAAACTTGATGGAATCACAAAACGAGCTCAAATGCTACACATCTTGAATTAACATCTTCACAGTCCACTGAGTACTAGCTTGGTGGCGCACAGTCAACAATGAGCTTAGAATCTCCTTCAATCAAAATCTTCTTCCAACCACGGTGAATCGCATGAGCCTTAAGTTATTgtcctatttttatattcataCCAGAACTATCGATGATTTACAAACGCATACAAACTTGAATAAATTCTACAAATTGTCCATCCTCTAGGAAGACCGTTAATTGAGGTGTTAATTGTTGATGTGACAAAGATGGATTCCAGTTTTCTTGTTGACGTGGACTTCACATAAAAATCCataaagttttttaaaattatatcttTAATCACATTCATGCATTGAGGGGCCAAAGCAAAGAATGGAATCCAATAGCTTGAAAGATAAGCATAGAACAGCTTCAGCTATCTTTTGCCTTGTAAGCAAAGTGATCTCACTGACACTAACAATATCATGGGCAAGTTTATTTAAGATAGATATTATTCTGGTTGAATAACTTAAACAAACTCACAAAAACTAGGGAGCTATGGCGAGCAAACAAGAATAAAATGAAACACATGATTAAGCTGTAACCAGTAAAG
The window above is part of the Prunus dulcis chromosome 1, ALMONDv2, whole genome shotgun sequence genome. Proteins encoded here:
- the LOC117614222 gene encoding auxin efflux carrier component 2-like; its protein translation is MITGKDIYDVFAAIVPLYVAMILAYGSVRWWKIFTPDQCSGINRFVAVFAVPLLSFHFISSNDPYAMNYQFILADSLQKVVILTALFLWQAFSKRGNLEWMITLFSLSTLPNTLVMGIPLLKAMYGDFSGTLMVQIVVLQSVIWYTLMLFMFEYRGAKLLISEQFPETAASITSFRVDSDVVSLNGREPLQTDAEIGDDGKLHVVVKRSNASSMVSSFNKSHGLNSLTSMTPRASNLTGVEIYSVQSSREPTPRASSFNQTDFYAMFNASKAPSPKHGYTNSFQGGFGDVYSVQSSKGVTPRTSNFDEEALKMSTSNKKRGARSMSGEIFNGGMVSSYPPPNPMFSGSTSGGPKKKDSGGGGGGGGGGSGGAAPNKELHMFVWSSSASPVSEGNLRHAVNRAASTDFGVIDPSKAAALHQHETAASKGMHEVIENMSPGRKMSGDRELETEEGSKFPPSASPYSSCQKKVDMEGGVAKKHQMPPASVMTRLILIMVWRKLIRNPNTYSSLLGVAWSLISYKWHIKMPTIVSGSISILSDAGLGMAMFSLGLFMALQPKIIACGKSVATFAMAVRFLTGPAVIAATSIAVGLRGVLLHVAIVQAALPQGIVPFVFAKEYNVHADILSTAVIFGMLVALPITILYYFLLGL